One region of Miscanthus floridulus cultivar M001 chromosome 19, ASM1932011v1, whole genome shotgun sequence genomic DNA includes:
- the LOC136528752 gene encoding uncharacterized protein isoform X2 — MAAAAAALRPGRRRGDAFAALEDAGSATRGRQAAGGGSGGAGAGGGGGGSVRRSRSLSRFPPPSPSPEDSATPSSRFVTKVRGGGGFPPEVSLDDLADEFFQARAESEGDDDEEETAAPARGRSRLPAPAERGGGGGRRSSTARYSRETESSRQRGRSVSRPPAERRGVAASAGPAAAARRQRYASVDRRASMDRQRWCDSDNDMEISHRYVSRGIHTKSSSGNSLQSSFHKPSKANQTLKRSTSQKDFFHSRDSSSSHSSITDDESRSSYSFHSRNQKEGCTVYGLDKEHPIGDGAGNVLYDAMRKEVRQAVEEIRNELEKLIFSGSMEFESCKSNKIQDQEELLVTHLPVAVPSREFDQEDLA; from the exons atggctgCAGCTGCGGCGGCGCTCCGGCCGGGGAGGAGGCGGGGCGACGCCTTCGCGGCCCTGGAGGATGCGGGCTCCGCCACTCGCGGGCGCCAGGCCGCgggaggcggcagcggcggcgccggcgccggcggaggaggaggaggcagcgtCCGCCGGTCGAGGAGCCTGAGCCGgttcccgccgccgtcgccgtccccCGAGGACTCGGCGACGCCGTCGTCGAGGTTCGTCACCAAGGTGCGGGGCGGGGGCGGGTTCCCGCCGGAGGTCAGCCTCGACGACCTCGCCGACGAGTTCTTCCAGGCCAGGGCGGAATCCGagggcgacgacgacgaggaggagaccGCTGCGCCTGCGCGCGGCCGGTCAAGGCTTCCGGCGCCCGCggagcgtggcggcggcggcggtcggcgGAGCTCCACCGCGCGGTACTCCAGGGAGACGGAGTCTTCGCGGCAGCGCGGGCGCTCCGTGTCGCGCCCGCCAGCCGAGCGGCGAGGCGTAGCGGCCAGTGCCGGCCCTGCAGCTGCAGCCAGGAGGCAGCGGTATGCGTCGGTCGACCGGCGCGCTTCGATGGATCGGCAACGGTGGTGCGATTCGGAT AATGACATGGAAATTTCTCACCGGTATGTTTCCAGGGGGATACATACCAAAAGTAGCAGTGGCAATAGCCTGCAGAGTTCATTCCATAAGCCATCTAAAGCAAATCAAACTTTGAAGAGGTCTACAAGTCAAAAGGATTTCTTTCATTCTCGAGATAGCAGCTCC AGCCATTCTTCAATTACTGATGATGAGTCTAGGAGTTCTTACTCTTTCCATAGCAGAAATCAGAAGGAAGGCTGTACAGTTTATGGTCTTGACAAG GAGCACCCTATTGGTGATGGGGCTGGAAATGtattgtatgatgcaatgcggaAAGAAGTTAGGCAAGCTGTTGAGGAAATCAGAAATGAGCTTGAAAAG TTGATATTCTCAGGATCCATGGAGTTTGAAAGCTGCAAAAGTAACAAGATTCAGGACCAAGAAGAGTTACTAGTAACTCATTTGCCAG TTGCCGTGCCTTCCAGAGAGTTTGACCAGGAGGACTTGGCTTAG
- the LOC136528752 gene encoding uncharacterized protein isoform X3: MAAAAAALRPGRRRGDAFAALEDAGSATRGRQAAGGGSGGAGAGGGGGGSVRRSRSLSRFPPPSPSPEDSATPSSRFVTKVRGGGGFPPEVSLDDLADEFFQARAESEGDDDEEETAAPARGRSRLPAPAERGGGGGRRSSTARYSRETESSRQRGRSVSRPPAERRGVAASAGPAAAARRQRYASVDRRASMDRQRWCDSDNDMEISHRYVSRGIHTKSSSGNSLQSSFHKPSKANQTLKRSTSQKDFFHSRDSSSSHSSITDDESRSSYSFHSRNQKEGCTVYGLDKEHPIGDGAGNVLYDAMRKEVRQAVEEIRNELEKLIFSGSMEFESCKSNKIQDQEELLVTHLPEPFFTY, translated from the exons atggctgCAGCTGCGGCGGCGCTCCGGCCGGGGAGGAGGCGGGGCGACGCCTTCGCGGCCCTGGAGGATGCGGGCTCCGCCACTCGCGGGCGCCAGGCCGCgggaggcggcagcggcggcgccggcgccggcggaggaggaggaggcagcgtCCGCCGGTCGAGGAGCCTGAGCCGgttcccgccgccgtcgccgtccccCGAGGACTCGGCGACGCCGTCGTCGAGGTTCGTCACCAAGGTGCGGGGCGGGGGCGGGTTCCCGCCGGAGGTCAGCCTCGACGACCTCGCCGACGAGTTCTTCCAGGCCAGGGCGGAATCCGagggcgacgacgacgaggaggagaccGCTGCGCCTGCGCGCGGCCGGTCAAGGCTTCCGGCGCCCGCggagcgtggcggcggcggcggtcggcgGAGCTCCACCGCGCGGTACTCCAGGGAGACGGAGTCTTCGCGGCAGCGCGGGCGCTCCGTGTCGCGCCCGCCAGCCGAGCGGCGAGGCGTAGCGGCCAGTGCCGGCCCTGCAGCTGCAGCCAGGAGGCAGCGGTATGCGTCGGTCGACCGGCGCGCTTCGATGGATCGGCAACGGTGGTGCGATTCGGAT AATGACATGGAAATTTCTCACCGGTATGTTTCCAGGGGGATACATACCAAAAGTAGCAGTGGCAATAGCCTGCAGAGTTCATTCCATAAGCCATCTAAAGCAAATCAAACTTTGAAGAGGTCTACAAGTCAAAAGGATTTCTTTCATTCTCGAGATAGCAGCTCC AGCCATTCTTCAATTACTGATGATGAGTCTAGGAGTTCTTACTCTTTCCATAGCAGAAATCAGAAGGAAGGCTGTACAGTTTATGGTCTTGACAAG GAGCACCCTATTGGTGATGGGGCTGGAAATGtattgtatgatgcaatgcggaAAGAAGTTAGGCAAGCTGTTGAGGAAATCAGAAATGAGCTTGAAAAG TTGATATTCTCAGGATCCATGGAGTTTGAAAGCTGCAAAAGTAACAAGATTCAGGACCAAGAAGAGTTACTAGTAACTCATTTGCCAG AGCCATTCTTCACTTACTGA
- the LOC136528752 gene encoding uncharacterized protein isoform X4, producing the protein MAAAAAALRPGRRRGDAFAALEDAGSATRGRQAAGGGSGGAGAGGGGGGSVRRSRSLSRFPPPSPSPEDSATPSSRFVTKVRGGGGFPPEVSLDDLADEFFQARAESEGDDDEEETAAPARGRSRLPAPAERGGGGGRRSSTARYSRETESSRQRGRSVSRPPAERRGVAASAGPAAAARRQRYASVDRRASMDRQRWCDSDNDMEISHRYVSRGIHTKSSSGNSLQSSFHKPSKANQTLKRSTSQKDFFHSRDSSSSHSSITDDESRSSYSFHSRNQKEGCTVYGLDKEHPIGDGAGNVLYDAMRKEVRQAVEEIRNELEKLIFSGSMEFESCKSNKIQDQEELLVTHLPG; encoded by the exons atggctgCAGCTGCGGCGGCGCTCCGGCCGGGGAGGAGGCGGGGCGACGCCTTCGCGGCCCTGGAGGATGCGGGCTCCGCCACTCGCGGGCGCCAGGCCGCgggaggcggcagcggcggcgccggcgccggcggaggaggaggaggcagcgtCCGCCGGTCGAGGAGCCTGAGCCGgttcccgccgccgtcgccgtccccCGAGGACTCGGCGACGCCGTCGTCGAGGTTCGTCACCAAGGTGCGGGGCGGGGGCGGGTTCCCGCCGGAGGTCAGCCTCGACGACCTCGCCGACGAGTTCTTCCAGGCCAGGGCGGAATCCGagggcgacgacgacgaggaggagaccGCTGCGCCTGCGCGCGGCCGGTCAAGGCTTCCGGCGCCCGCggagcgtggcggcggcggcggtcggcgGAGCTCCACCGCGCGGTACTCCAGGGAGACGGAGTCTTCGCGGCAGCGCGGGCGCTCCGTGTCGCGCCCGCCAGCCGAGCGGCGAGGCGTAGCGGCCAGTGCCGGCCCTGCAGCTGCAGCCAGGAGGCAGCGGTATGCGTCGGTCGACCGGCGCGCTTCGATGGATCGGCAACGGTGGTGCGATTCGGAT AATGACATGGAAATTTCTCACCGGTATGTTTCCAGGGGGATACATACCAAAAGTAGCAGTGGCAATAGCCTGCAGAGTTCATTCCATAAGCCATCTAAAGCAAATCAAACTTTGAAGAGGTCTACAAGTCAAAAGGATTTCTTTCATTCTCGAGATAGCAGCTCC AGCCATTCTTCAATTACTGATGATGAGTCTAGGAGTTCTTACTCTTTCCATAGCAGAAATCAGAAGGAAGGCTGTACAGTTTATGGTCTTGACAAG GAGCACCCTATTGGTGATGGGGCTGGAAATGtattgtatgatgcaatgcggaAAGAAGTTAGGCAAGCTGTTGAGGAAATCAGAAATGAGCTTGAAAAG TTGATATTCTCAGGATCCATGGAGTTTGAAAGCTGCAAAAGTAACAAGATTCAGGACCAAGAAGAGTTACTAGTAACTCATTTGCCAG GATAG
- the LOC136528752 gene encoding uncharacterized protein isoform X1 codes for MAAAAAALRPGRRRGDAFAALEDAGSATRGRQAAGGGSGGAGAGGGGGGSVRRSRSLSRFPPPSPSPEDSATPSSRFVTKVRGGGGFPPEVSLDDLADEFFQARAESEGDDDEEETAAPARGRSRLPAPAERGGGGGRRSSTARYSRETESSRQRGRSVSRPPAERRGVAASAGPAAAARRQRYASVDRRASMDRQRWCDSDNDMEISHRYVSRGIHTKSSSGNSLQSSFHKPSKANQTLKRSTSQKDFFHSRDSSSSHSSITDDESRSSYSFHSRNQKEGCTVYGLDKEHPIGDGAGNVLYDAMRKEVRQAVEEIRNELEKLIFSGSMEFESCKSNKIQDQEELLVTHLPGVTLLAACSLRSLVQCSI; via the exons atggctgCAGCTGCGGCGGCGCTCCGGCCGGGGAGGAGGCGGGGCGACGCCTTCGCGGCCCTGGAGGATGCGGGCTCCGCCACTCGCGGGCGCCAGGCCGCgggaggcggcagcggcggcgccggcgccggcggaggaggaggaggcagcgtCCGCCGGTCGAGGAGCCTGAGCCGgttcccgccgccgtcgccgtccccCGAGGACTCGGCGACGCCGTCGTCGAGGTTCGTCACCAAGGTGCGGGGCGGGGGCGGGTTCCCGCCGGAGGTCAGCCTCGACGACCTCGCCGACGAGTTCTTCCAGGCCAGGGCGGAATCCGagggcgacgacgacgaggaggagaccGCTGCGCCTGCGCGCGGCCGGTCAAGGCTTCCGGCGCCCGCggagcgtggcggcggcggcggtcggcgGAGCTCCACCGCGCGGTACTCCAGGGAGACGGAGTCTTCGCGGCAGCGCGGGCGCTCCGTGTCGCGCCCGCCAGCCGAGCGGCGAGGCGTAGCGGCCAGTGCCGGCCCTGCAGCTGCAGCCAGGAGGCAGCGGTATGCGTCGGTCGACCGGCGCGCTTCGATGGATCGGCAACGGTGGTGCGATTCGGAT AATGACATGGAAATTTCTCACCGGTATGTTTCCAGGGGGATACATACCAAAAGTAGCAGTGGCAATAGCCTGCAGAGTTCATTCCATAAGCCATCTAAAGCAAATCAAACTTTGAAGAGGTCTACAAGTCAAAAGGATTTCTTTCATTCTCGAGATAGCAGCTCC AGCCATTCTTCAATTACTGATGATGAGTCTAGGAGTTCTTACTCTTTCCATAGCAGAAATCAGAAGGAAGGCTGTACAGTTTATGGTCTTGACAAG GAGCACCCTATTGGTGATGGGGCTGGAAATGtattgtatgatgcaatgcggaAAGAAGTTAGGCAAGCTGTTGAGGAAATCAGAAATGAGCTTGAAAAG TTGATATTCTCAGGATCCATGGAGTTTGAAAGCTGCAAAAGTAACAAGATTCAGGACCAAGAAGAGTTACTAGTAACTCATTTGCCAG GTGTAACACTGCTGGCCGCCTGCAGCCTTCGGTCTTTGGTGCAATGCTCAATATGA
- the LOC136528752 gene encoding uncharacterized protein isoform X7 has protein sequence MAAAAAALRPGRRRGDAFAALEDAGSATRGRQAAGGGSGGAGAGGGGGGSVRRSRSLSRFPPPSPSPEDSATPSSRFVTKVRGGGGFPPEVSLDDLADEFFQARAESEGDDDEEETAAPARGRSRLPAPAERGGGGGRRSSTARYSRETESSRQRGRSVSRPPAERRGVAASAGPAAAARRQRYASVDRRASMDRQRWCDSDNDMEISHRYVSRGIHTKSSSGNSLQSSFHKPSKANQTLKRSTSQKDFFHSRDSSSSHSSITDDESRSSYSFHSRNQKEGCTVYGLDKEHPIGDGAGNVLYDAMRKEVRQAVEEIRNELEKRSERGL, from the exons atggctgCAGCTGCGGCGGCGCTCCGGCCGGGGAGGAGGCGGGGCGACGCCTTCGCGGCCCTGGAGGATGCGGGCTCCGCCACTCGCGGGCGCCAGGCCGCgggaggcggcagcggcggcgccggcgccggcggaggaggaggaggcagcgtCCGCCGGTCGAGGAGCCTGAGCCGgttcccgccgccgtcgccgtccccCGAGGACTCGGCGACGCCGTCGTCGAGGTTCGTCACCAAGGTGCGGGGCGGGGGCGGGTTCCCGCCGGAGGTCAGCCTCGACGACCTCGCCGACGAGTTCTTCCAGGCCAGGGCGGAATCCGagggcgacgacgacgaggaggagaccGCTGCGCCTGCGCGCGGCCGGTCAAGGCTTCCGGCGCCCGCggagcgtggcggcggcggcggtcggcgGAGCTCCACCGCGCGGTACTCCAGGGAGACGGAGTCTTCGCGGCAGCGCGGGCGCTCCGTGTCGCGCCCGCCAGCCGAGCGGCGAGGCGTAGCGGCCAGTGCCGGCCCTGCAGCTGCAGCCAGGAGGCAGCGGTATGCGTCGGTCGACCGGCGCGCTTCGATGGATCGGCAACGGTGGTGCGATTCGGAT AATGACATGGAAATTTCTCACCGGTATGTTTCCAGGGGGATACATACCAAAAGTAGCAGTGGCAATAGCCTGCAGAGTTCATTCCATAAGCCATCTAAAGCAAATCAAACTTTGAAGAGGTCTACAAGTCAAAAGGATTTCTTTCATTCTCGAGATAGCAGCTCC AGCCATTCTTCAATTACTGATGATGAGTCTAGGAGTTCTTACTCTTTCCATAGCAGAAATCAGAAGGAAGGCTGTACAGTTTATGGTCTTGACAAG GAGCACCCTATTGGTGATGGGGCTGGAAATGtattgtatgatgcaatgcggaAAGAAGTTAGGCAAGCTGTTGAGGAAATCAGAAATGAGCTTGAAAAG cgaagcgaacggggcctttag
- the LOC136528752 gene encoding uncharacterized protein isoform X5 — MAAAAAALRPGRRRGDAFAALEDAGSATRGRQAAGGGSGGAGAGGGGGGSVRRSRSLSRFPPPSPSPEDSATPSSRFVTKVRGGGGFPPEVSLDDLADEFFQARAESEGDDDEEETAAPARGRSRLPAPAERGGGGGRRSSTARYSRETESSRQRGRSVSRPPAERRGVAASAGPAAAARRQRYASVDRRASMDRQRWCDSDNDMEISHRYVSRGIHTKSSSGNSLQSSFHKPSKANQTLKRSTSQKDFFHSRDSSSSHSSITDDESRSSYSFHSRNQKEGCTVYGLDKEHPIGDGAGNVLYDAMRKEVRQAVEEIRNELEKSHSSLTDVESRSSHSFIAEITRLPVLLS; from the exons atggctgCAGCTGCGGCGGCGCTCCGGCCGGGGAGGAGGCGGGGCGACGCCTTCGCGGCCCTGGAGGATGCGGGCTCCGCCACTCGCGGGCGCCAGGCCGCgggaggcggcagcggcggcgccggcgccggcggaggaggaggaggcagcgtCCGCCGGTCGAGGAGCCTGAGCCGgttcccgccgccgtcgccgtccccCGAGGACTCGGCGACGCCGTCGTCGAGGTTCGTCACCAAGGTGCGGGGCGGGGGCGGGTTCCCGCCGGAGGTCAGCCTCGACGACCTCGCCGACGAGTTCTTCCAGGCCAGGGCGGAATCCGagggcgacgacgacgaggaggagaccGCTGCGCCTGCGCGCGGCCGGTCAAGGCTTCCGGCGCCCGCggagcgtggcggcggcggcggtcggcgGAGCTCCACCGCGCGGTACTCCAGGGAGACGGAGTCTTCGCGGCAGCGCGGGCGCTCCGTGTCGCGCCCGCCAGCCGAGCGGCGAGGCGTAGCGGCCAGTGCCGGCCCTGCAGCTGCAGCCAGGAGGCAGCGGTATGCGTCGGTCGACCGGCGCGCTTCGATGGATCGGCAACGGTGGTGCGATTCGGAT AATGACATGGAAATTTCTCACCGGTATGTTTCCAGGGGGATACATACCAAAAGTAGCAGTGGCAATAGCCTGCAGAGTTCATTCCATAAGCCATCTAAAGCAAATCAAACTTTGAAGAGGTCTACAAGTCAAAAGGATTTCTTTCATTCTCGAGATAGCAGCTCC AGCCATTCTTCAATTACTGATGATGAGTCTAGGAGTTCTTACTCTTTCCATAGCAGAAATCAGAAGGAAGGCTGTACAGTTTATGGTCTTGACAAG GAGCACCCTATTGGTGATGGGGCTGGAAATGtattgtatgatgcaatgcggaAAGAAGTTAGGCAAGCTGTTGAGGAAATCAGAAATGAGCTTGAAAAG AGCCATTCTTCACTTACTGATGTTGAGTCTAGGAGTTCTCACTCTTTCATAGCAGAAATCACAAGGCTGCCCGTGCTGTTGTCTTGA
- the LOC136528752 gene encoding uncharacterized protein isoform X6: MAAAAAALRPGRRRGDAFAALEDAGSATRGRQAAGGGSGGAGAGGGGGGSVRRSRSLSRFPPPSPSPEDSATPSSRFVTKVRGGGGFPPEVSLDDLADEFFQARAESEGDDDEEETAAPARGRSRLPAPAERGGGGGRRSSTARYSRETESSRQRGRSVSRPPAERRGVAASAGPAAAARRQRYASVDRRASMDRQRWCDSDNDMEISHRYVSRGIHTKSSSGNSLQSSFHKPSKANQTLKRSTSQKDFFHSRDSSSSHSSITDDESRSSYSFHSRNQKEGCTVYGLDKEHPIGDGAGNVLYDAMRKEVRQAVEEIRNELEKDSKPCGW; encoded by the exons atggctgCAGCTGCGGCGGCGCTCCGGCCGGGGAGGAGGCGGGGCGACGCCTTCGCGGCCCTGGAGGATGCGGGCTCCGCCACTCGCGGGCGCCAGGCCGCgggaggcggcagcggcggcgccggcgccggcggaggaggaggaggcagcgtCCGCCGGTCGAGGAGCCTGAGCCGgttcccgccgccgtcgccgtccccCGAGGACTCGGCGACGCCGTCGTCGAGGTTCGTCACCAAGGTGCGGGGCGGGGGCGGGTTCCCGCCGGAGGTCAGCCTCGACGACCTCGCCGACGAGTTCTTCCAGGCCAGGGCGGAATCCGagggcgacgacgacgaggaggagaccGCTGCGCCTGCGCGCGGCCGGTCAAGGCTTCCGGCGCCCGCggagcgtggcggcggcggcggtcggcgGAGCTCCACCGCGCGGTACTCCAGGGAGACGGAGTCTTCGCGGCAGCGCGGGCGCTCCGTGTCGCGCCCGCCAGCCGAGCGGCGAGGCGTAGCGGCCAGTGCCGGCCCTGCAGCTGCAGCCAGGAGGCAGCGGTATGCGTCGGTCGACCGGCGCGCTTCGATGGATCGGCAACGGTGGTGCGATTCGGAT AATGACATGGAAATTTCTCACCGGTATGTTTCCAGGGGGATACATACCAAAAGTAGCAGTGGCAATAGCCTGCAGAGTTCATTCCATAAGCCATCTAAAGCAAATCAAACTTTGAAGAGGTCTACAAGTCAAAAGGATTTCTTTCATTCTCGAGATAGCAGCTCC AGCCATTCTTCAATTACTGATGATGAGTCTAGGAGTTCTTACTCTTTCCATAGCAGAAATCAGAAGGAAGGCTGTACAGTTTATGGTCTTGACAAG GAGCACCCTATTGGTGATGGGGCTGGAAATGtattgtatgatgcaatgcggaAAGAAGTTAGGCAAGCTGTTGAGGAAATCAGAAATGAGCTTGAAAAG GATAGCAAGCCTTGTGGATGGTGA
- the LOC136528752 gene encoding uncharacterized protein isoform X8 produces the protein MAAAAAALRPGRRRGDAFAALEDAGSATRGRQAAGGGSGGAGAGGGGGGSVRRSRSLSRFPPPSPSPEDSATPSSRFVTKVRGGGGFPPEVSLDDLADEFFQARAESEGDDDEEETAAPARGRSRLPAPAERGGGGGRRSSTARYSRETESSRQRGRSVSRPPAERRGVAASAGPAAAARRQRYASVDRRASMDRQRWCDSDNDMEISHRYVSRGIHTKSSSGNSLQSSFHKPSKANQTLKRSTSQKDFFHSRDSSSSHSSITDDESRSSYSFHSRNQKEGCTVYGLDKEHPIGDGAGNVLYDAMRKEVRQAVEEIRNELEKV, from the exons atggctgCAGCTGCGGCGGCGCTCCGGCCGGGGAGGAGGCGGGGCGACGCCTTCGCGGCCCTGGAGGATGCGGGCTCCGCCACTCGCGGGCGCCAGGCCGCgggaggcggcagcggcggcgccggcgccggcggaggaggaggaggcagcgtCCGCCGGTCGAGGAGCCTGAGCCGgttcccgccgccgtcgccgtccccCGAGGACTCGGCGACGCCGTCGTCGAGGTTCGTCACCAAGGTGCGGGGCGGGGGCGGGTTCCCGCCGGAGGTCAGCCTCGACGACCTCGCCGACGAGTTCTTCCAGGCCAGGGCGGAATCCGagggcgacgacgacgaggaggagaccGCTGCGCCTGCGCGCGGCCGGTCAAGGCTTCCGGCGCCCGCggagcgtggcggcggcggcggtcggcgGAGCTCCACCGCGCGGTACTCCAGGGAGACGGAGTCTTCGCGGCAGCGCGGGCGCTCCGTGTCGCGCCCGCCAGCCGAGCGGCGAGGCGTAGCGGCCAGTGCCGGCCCTGCAGCTGCAGCCAGGAGGCAGCGGTATGCGTCGGTCGACCGGCGCGCTTCGATGGATCGGCAACGGTGGTGCGATTCGGAT AATGACATGGAAATTTCTCACCGGTATGTTTCCAGGGGGATACATACCAAAAGTAGCAGTGGCAATAGCCTGCAGAGTTCATTCCATAAGCCATCTAAAGCAAATCAAACTTTGAAGAGGTCTACAAGTCAAAAGGATTTCTTTCATTCTCGAGATAGCAGCTCC AGCCATTCTTCAATTACTGATGATGAGTCTAGGAGTTCTTACTCTTTCCATAGCAGAAATCAGAAGGAAGGCTGTACAGTTTATGGTCTTGACAAG GAGCACCCTATTGGTGATGGGGCTGGAAATGtattgtatgatgcaatgcggaAAGAAGTTAGGCAAGCTGTTGAGGAAATCAGAAATGAGCTTGAAAAG GTGTAA
- the LOC136528753 gene encoding photosystem I chlorophyll a/b-binding protein 3-1, chloroplastic-like: protein MAAQALLSGRQLLGRPVQSAVSRSSARKAPFVVRASASPPAKQGADRQLWFASKQSLSYLDGTLPGDYGFDPLGLSDPEGTGGFIEPKWLAYGEVINGRFAMLGAAGAIAPEAFGKLGIIPPETALPWFKTGVIPPAGTYNYWADSYTLFVFNMALMGFAEHRRLQDWYNPGSMGKQYFLGLEKFLSGSGDPSYPGGPLFNPLGFGKTEKELNELKLKEIKNGRLAMLAILGYFIQGLVTGVGPFQNLLDHLADPVNNNVLTSLKFH, encoded by the exons ATGGCGGCTCAGGCTCTCCTCTCCGGCCGGCAGCTGCTGGGCCGCCCCGTGCAGTCGGCCGTCTCCAGGTCGTCGGCGAGGAAGGCACCCTTCGTCGTCAGGGCCAGCGCTAGCCCTCCGGCCAAG CAAGGTGCCGACAGGCAGCTGTGGTTCGCGTCCAAGCAGTCCCTCTCCTACCTCGATGGCAC GCTGCCCGGCGACTATGGGTTCGACCCGCTGGGGCTCTCGGACCCGGAGGGCACCGGCGGCTTCATCGAGCCCAAGTGGCTGGCCTACGGCGAGGTGATCAACGGCCGCTTCGCCATGCTGGGCGCGGCGGGCGCCATTGCCCCGGAGGCCTTCGGCAAGCTGGGCATCATCCCGCCGGAGACGGCGCTGCCGTGGTTCAAGACGGGGGTCATCCCACCCGCGGGCACCTACAACTACTGGGCCGACTCCTACACGCTCTTCGTCTTCAACATGGCGCTCATGGGCTTCGCCGAGCACCGCCGCCTCCAGGACTGGTACAACCCGGGCTCCATGGGCAAGCAGTACTTCCTCGGCCTCGAGAAGTTCCTCTCCGGCTCCGGCGACCCGTCCTACCCCGGCGGACCCCTCTTCAACCCGCTCGGCTTCGGCAAGACCGAGAAGGAGTTGAATGAGCTCAAGCtcaaggagatcaagaacggcaGGCTCGCCATGCTCGCCATCCTCGGCTACTTCATCCAGGGGCTCGTCACCGGCGTCGGCCCGTTCCAGAACCTGCTCGACCACCTCGCCGACCCCGTCAACAACAACGTGCTCACCAGCCTCAAGTTCCACT